A single window of Plasmodium reichenowi strain SY57 chromosome 14, whole genome shotgun sequence DNA harbors:
- a CDS encoding lipase, putative, producing MLPCVIISFLYLFYLTYIFKVVIIYCDSSFNRKNIKGHTFDSSSEYIHILRGSQPFFSKKILNKKILKTSGDKKGNYEKKHNAAQETKNDQLEKERKVVQIIKGKQDGQVINKKQDGQVINEKQDGQVINEKQDGQAINEKQDGQAINEKQDGQTTNEKNDSISIMYESKNNVEENSKESISLTPYGQESVVKKNELNKEEGNNEEKTGAIYVDILNNNNNNNNEYDHNSVIINNEEQHENVVDTEKYNDYNNDNNNNDNINDNHNNNNMNDNHNNDNMNDNHNNNNDDNNNDDNNNNDNNNNDNMNDNHNNNNNDDNHNDDNNNNDNMNDNHNNNNMNDNHNNNNMNDNHNNNNNDNINDNHNNDDNHNNDNMNDNHNNNNNDDNMIDNHNNDNMNDNHNNNNNDDNNNNDNNDNMNDNHNNNNDDNNNDDNNDNMNDNHNNNNHNNDNNNNNDNNNNDNNNNNDNNNTDNNNNNDNNNNDNNNNNNNNVDNNQENTEEIINKKESYDQKDEKIDELNNDKTEEEKHIPTESVNNIKKKSDINEQIDDTSNNDNNSDNKKDTDEGKQKENDANVQENVINYDKEREQKYEIVINNLIKYHNELTDDDDDDDEEEEEENDNNEINGEYRKIDESNENEKERDSYSKRNYPNIYVKYKDDLEFYNAKLKENDLDEFYDYIIGRRNLINITYKNEYALKLKYHKGYTTSLYNLYVVNELKLCDNMYSNFTFPLEEDDNPTLQEASYYADLSKIDIDPTIFKEYFLKVNQCDGDYLPLKNTLVEKICHLSNHLRKHPYVNKIKITNQKSMLYRIFLKVMKSFKNLSVQQCIRNVDESNLLDILFLFNEEIVKESKKELNLGKCVNNMIARNKDWYNLINLITLSLLGCVTYYKEHYYLNKNEIEEMKATKKVLDLPIFDFFNEKVMDIFLPVDLETKIDIDLLEDVTKPTERRRKIFRAWYMAYLFIHKIYLISKMWNIVKNWEAADFVPNPWYVEHIGSALIPHIMNLHKIEDDEYTFFRYIDQVQFFVSLKRSKNFPISNYDKKNYHLVEQVISFQGTSSPSIWLTNLIYELTPYPFLSKGRLHKGYLFMFEQTVKPYLDGLKKVLLNELKNKSKYTSETPYAIIFTGHSFGAALAQISSFYFSKIMDLKNRTNLKLYSITFGLPTYQDSTFYEDFRNSGVIINNININHDPVRVIMAIPGINDFVNHDEERKLMIKFEVEQLKKLNYDFGKNVFNAVEFFNVKNHQRSMLYVFAKYIFNKNVFLELGELHILQTHYYFYYVFLTLLSGWVNEADWGTYFMVPFFLFENIDFSHSELMNKCKEFHKKYNGEMIKKLPNNENCDDN from the coding sequence ATGTTACCATGCGTGATAATTTCCTTTCTATATCTTTTCTATTTaacttatatatttaaagtTGTGATTATATACTGTGATTCATCAtttaatagaaaaaatataaaggGACATACATTTGATAGTTCTTCtgaatatatacatatctTAAGAGGGTCGCAACCCTTCTTTTCTAAGAagatattaaataaaaagatattaaaaaCATCAGGAGATAAAAAAGGgaattatgaaaaaaaacataatgCAGCACAAGAAACAAAGAATGATCAACtggaaaaagaaagaaaagTTGTCCAGATAATTAAGGGAAAGCAAGATGGACaagtaataaataaaaagcAAGATGGACAAGTAATAAATGAAAAGCAAGATGGACAAGTAATAAATGAAAAGCAAGATGGACAAGCAATAAATGAAAAGCAAGATGGACAAGCAATAAATGAAAAGCAAGATGGACAAACaacaaatgaaaagaatGATTCCATTTCTATAATGTACGAAAGTAAAAACAACGTAGAAGAAAATTCTAAGGAGAGCATTTCGCTTACTCCTTACGGCCAAGAAAGTGtagttaaaaaaaatgaattaaataaagaagagggaaataatgaagaaaaaacTGGAGCCATATACGTAGATATattgaataataataataataataataacgaATATGATCACAATAGtgtaattataaataatgaagaacAACATGAAAATGTAGTAGATACCGAGAAATACAATGACTACAAcaatgataataataataatgataatataaatgataatcataataataataatatgaatgataatcataataatgataatatgaatgataatcataataataataatgatgataataataatgatgataataataataatgataataataataatgataatatgaatgataatcataataataataataatgatgataatcataatgatgataataataataatgataatatgaatgataatcataataataataatatgaatgataatcataataataataatatgaatgataatcataataataataataatgataatataaatgataatcataataatgatgataatcataataatgataatatgaatgataatcataataataataataatgatgataatatgattgataatcataataatgataatatgaatgataatcataataataataataatgatgataataataataatgataataatgataatatgaatgataatcataataataataatgatgataataataatgatgataataatgataatatgaatgataatcataataataataatcataataatgataataataataataatgataataataataatgataataataataataatgataataataatactgataataataataataatgataataataataatgataataataataataataacaataatgtTGATAATAATCAAGAAAATACagaagaaataataaataaaaaggaaagtTATGACCAAAAGGATGAAAAAATAgatgaattaaataatgataaaactgaagaagaaaaacaCATACCTACAGAATCagtaaataatattaaaaaaaaaagtgatATTAATGAACAAATAGATGATACAtcaaataatgataataatagtgATAATAAGAAAGATACAGATGAAGGgaaacaaaaagaaaatgatgCTAACGTACAagaaaatgtaataaattatgataaagAACGTGAACAAAAATATGAGATTGtcataaataatttaattaagTACCATAATGAACTAACTGATGAcgatgatgatgatgatgaagaagaagaagaagaaaatgacaataatgaaattaatGGTGAATATCGTAAAATTGATGAATCTAATGagaatgaaaaagaaagagATTCATATAGTAAAAGAAATTATcctaatatatatgtaaaatataaggATGATTTAGAATTTTATAATGCTAAATTAAAGGAAAATGATTTAGATGAattttatgattatataattgGTAGAAgaaatttaataaatataacatataaaaatgaatatgcCTTAAAATTGAAATATCATAAAGGCTACACAACTTCGctttataatttatatgttgTAAACGAATTAAAATTATGTGATAATATGTATTCTAATTTTACATTTCCTTTAGAAGAAGACGATAATCCAACTCTTCAAGAAGCATCATATTATGCTGATTTAAGTAAAATAGATATTGATCCTACaatatttaaagaatattttttaaaagtaaATCAATGTGATGGTGATTATTTGCCACTTAAAAATACTTTAGTAGAAAAGATTTGTCATTTATCAAATCATTTGAGAAAACATCCGtatgttaataaaataaagataacAAATCAAAAATCTATGTTATATcgtatatttttaaaagttATGAAAAGTTTTAAAAACTTATCAGTACAACAATGTATTAGAAATGTTGATGAATCAAATTTACTCGATatcctttttctttttaatgAAGAAATTGTAAAAGAATCTAAAAAAGAGTTAAATTTAGGTAAATgtgtaaataatatgattgCAAGAAATAAGGATTGgtataatttaataaatttgaTAACCCTTTCCTTATTAGGTTGTGTCACTTATTATAAAGagcattattatttaaataagaATGAAATTGAAGAAATGAAAGCAACTAAAAAAGTACTGGATTTACCaatatttgatttttttaatgaaaaagtaatggatatatttttacctGTAGATTTAGAAACCAAAATTGATATTGATTTATTAGAAGATGTTACAAAACCTACCGAACGTCGACGCAAAATTTTTCGGGCATGGTATATGgcatatttatttattcataaaatatatttgatatCAAAAATGTGGAATATAGTAAAAAACTGGGAAGCAGCTGATTTTGTTCCAAATCCATGGTATGTGGAACATATTGGAAGTGCATTAATTCCTCATATTATGAATTTACATAAAATAGAAGATGATgaatatactttttttagATATATTGACCAAGTTCAATTTTTTGTGTCACTTAAAAGAAGTAAAAATTTCCCTATATcaaattatgataaaaaaaattatcacTTAGTTGAACAAGTAATATCATTTCAAGGTACGTCGTCACCAAGTATTTGGTTGACAAATctaatatatgaattaacACCATATCCTTTCTTAAGTAAAGGAAGATTACATAAAggttatttatttatgtttgAACAAACAGTTAAACCGTATTTAGATGGATTGAAAAAagttttattaaatgaattaaaaaataaatcaaaatatacaaGTGAAACTCCGTATGCTATAATATTTACCGGTCATTCATTTGGTGCTGCTTTGGCACAAATTAGttccttttatttttccaaAATTATGGATTTGAAAAATAGAACAAATTTAAAACTTTATTCAATAACTTTTGGATTACCGACATATCAAGATTCTACCTTTTATGAAGATTTCCGTAATAGTGGcgttattataaataacataaatataaaccATGATCCTGTACGTGTAATTATGGCTATTCCAGGAATAAATGATTTTGTTAATCATGATGaagaaagaaaattaatgataaaatttGAAGTGGaacaattaaaaaaattaaattatgatTTTGGTAAAAACGTCTTTAACGCAgttgaattttttaatgtaaAAAATCATCAGCGTTCTATGTTATATGTTTTTGccaaatatatttttaacaaaAATGTTTTCTTAGAGTTAGGAGAACTCCATATTCTTCAAACAcactattatttttattatgtcTTTTTAACTCTCTTGTCAGGATGGGTTAATGAAGCCGACTGGGGAACTTATTTTATGGTTCCTTTCTTCctttttgaaaatattgaTTTTTCACATAGTGAATTAATGAATAAATGCAAAGAATtccataaaaaatataatggAGAAATGATTAAGAAATTACCGAATAATGAAAATTGTGATgataattaa